One Clostridia bacterium DNA segment encodes these proteins:
- a CDS encoding class I SAM-dependent methyltransferase: MDKSNTSDNPYIYFYGEHNVSPVRQDISDITQHYMRREGLYRSLGIPPFVFNGKRMLEVGPGGGYNSLYFLKMGARLDLVEPNPKGQEEIMHLFHQRNIEKARWKLHNTVIEDYCPEQKYDIVIAEGFISGLLHRNKVIERLSDVVSNGGVLVVTCADEISLFFEYLKRLVAWKLIKKVNEFEDKIRILSNAFLTHLSSLSYATRPIDDWVIDTLINPAICFNSFSIADCINEFGDNFKFLGSSPDMFTNYSWYKDTDYNTNENVLKQFYSKRHLLFITGIKESERAKESNEKLLTMASDFRQIVLKIETEGCPKGHWDIAVQLLKHLQAITGDIDIRIPQIIEEALLLLNDGELNSEKVSKSKKLVEAFGRGQQYVSMVKNVFS; the protein is encoded by the coding sequence ATGGATAAAAGTAATACCTCAGATAATCCATACATTTATTTTTATGGGGAACATAATGTTTCACCAGTGCGTCAGGACATTAGTGATATTACACAGCATTATATGAGACGTGAAGGACTTTATCGTTCTTTAGGAATACCTCCATTTGTATTTAATGGTAAGAGAATGCTTGAGGTAGGTCCTGGAGGGGGATATAATTCTTTATATTTCCTTAAAATGGGGGCAAGACTAGATCTTGTGGAACCAAATCCCAAGGGACAAGAAGAGATTATGCATTTATTTCATCAGCGAAACATAGAAAAAGCAAGATGGAAACTTCATAATACTGTCATTGAGGATTATTGTCCTGAACAAAAGTATGATATTGTGATAGCTGAGGGGTTTATATCCGGGCTTTTGCATAGGAATAAAGTGATTGAAAGGTTATCTGATGTAGTGAGCAATGGTGGGGTGCTAGTTGTTACCTGTGCCGATGAAATCAGCCTTTTTTTTGAATATTTGAAAAGACTTGTTGCATGGAAACTTATTAAAAAAGTCAATGAGTTTGAGGATAAAATAAGAATTTTATCAAATGCTTTTTTAACACACTTGTCCTCCCTAAGCTATGCTACTAGGCCAATTGATGATTGGGTAATAGATACCCTAATTAACCCTGCAATATGCTTTAACTCGTTTAGCATTGCTGATTGTATTAATGAATTTGGAGATAATTTTAAATTTTTAGGCAGTTCACCGGATATGTTTACAAATTACTCATGGTATAAGGATACTGACTATAATACAAATGAAAATGTTTTAAAGCAATTTTATTCTAAGCGGCATTTATTATTTATTACTGGTATAAAAGAAAGTGAAAGGGCTAAAGAGAGTAATGAAAAGTTACTGACAATGGCATCCGATTTTAGGCAAATAGTTTTAAAAATAGAAACAGAAGGTTGTCCGAAGGGGCATTGGGATATAGCAGTTCAATTGCTAAAACATTTACAGGCTATAACAGGTGACATTGACATAAGAATTCCCCAAATTATTGAAGAGGCTTTACTTCTTTTAAATGATGGTGAACTTAACAGTGAGAAGGTTTCCAAGTCTAAGAAATTAGTTGAAGCTTTTGGTAGGGGACAACAGTACGTTAGTATGGTAAAAAATGTATTTAGTTAA